A single genomic interval of uncultured Desulfobacter sp. harbors:
- a CDS encoding ATP-binding cassette domain-containing protein, with protein MNETIISVRHLFAGYNNNAFMEDLNFDIQSGEVFVILGGSGCGKSTVLKHMIGLVPPVSGQVFIHGEDIVTTRGKARNRLLAGIGVAFQNGALFGSMTVLENIMLPLMEFTDLPREAVEAVARVKLDLVDMGHALYLLPDELSGGMKKRAAIARAMALDPAILFLDEPSAGLDPLTSAELDRLILKLAASLKITFVIVTHELESILTISDRVIMLGKEEKGIIAQGDPKKLKADPSNPYVYNFFNRNP; from the coding sequence ATGAACGAGACAATTATCAGTGTCCGGCACCTGTTTGCCGGGTACAACAACAACGCCTTTATGGAAGATCTCAACTTTGATATCCAAAGTGGTGAGGTGTTTGTTATTCTCGGCGGTTCCGGCTGCGGTAAAAGCACGGTACTCAAACACATGATCGGCCTGGTGCCGCCGGTGTCCGGCCAGGTCTTCATCCATGGTGAAGATATAGTAACCACCCGGGGAAAGGCGCGCAACCGTTTGCTTGCCGGCATTGGCGTGGCGTTCCAGAACGGCGCGCTGTTCGGTTCCATGACCGTACTGGAAAATATCATGCTGCCCCTGATGGAATTCACGGATCTTCCCCGGGAAGCCGTTGAAGCCGTTGCCCGGGTCAAACTCGATCTGGTTGACATGGGCCATGCCCTTTATCTTCTGCCCGACGAGTTGAGCGGGGGCATGAAAAAGAGGGCCGCCATTGCCAGGGCCATGGCCCTTGATCCGGCCATCCTCTTTCTGGACGAGCCCTCCGCCGGGCTGGACCCCTTAACGTCCGCTGAACTGGACCGCCTGATCCTGAAACTGGCAGCATCCCTTAAAATCACATTTGTCATTGTCACCCACGAGCTTGAAAGCATTCTGACCATTTCCGACCGGGTGATCATGCTGGGCAAAGAGGAAAAAGGCATCATTGCCCAAGGCGACCCCAAAAAGCTCAAAGCGGATCCGTCAAACCCATATGTATATAATTTTTTTAACCGGAACCCATAA
- a CDS encoding MlaD family protein, with translation MTQKTNYFKLGLFVILAFALTAAMLIAFGAGQFFKTEPLAETYFNESVQGLNIGSEVKYKGVKIGAVKSITTPTKVYDIASNYVLVTFSLSEDCYVGQTGKRPEERMKKAVEKGLCVFLSFNGLTGSAYLETDYQKNGPDDLKISWTPENIYVPSRSSNIKQVKDGISQVMQLLGSLDFQEMKKDLSALLKGLNITKVSAQAESLIKELRQTNRDLAKILTSDQVKRILADTGSSVADLKQIVHAAKIPIKQALADINTASGSFKRMATHLEQGYKGKLSDMSGKMDTVLASLEKTSRLLENMIWTNADVIEKTIGNLEDTTENLNQFTRELRNYPGSILMEAPPKAHGQN, from the coding sequence ATGACCCAGAAAACCAATTATTTTAAACTCGGCCTTTTTGTCATCCTGGCCTTTGCACTGACTGCGGCCATGCTTATTGCCTTTGGTGCAGGCCAATTTTTCAAGACGGAACCCCTTGCCGAAACCTATTTTAACGAATCCGTCCAGGGCCTGAACATCGGATCGGAAGTTAAATACAAAGGGGTAAAAATCGGCGCTGTAAAATCCATTACCACCCCCACAAAAGTTTACGACATTGCCTCCAATTATGTACTGGTCACCTTTTCCTTGTCCGAAGACTGTTATGTGGGCCAGACCGGAAAAAGACCTGAAGAACGTATGAAAAAAGCGGTCGAAAAAGGGCTTTGCGTATTTTTATCCTTTAACGGTCTGACCGGATCAGCATATCTGGAGACCGATTACCAAAAAAACGGGCCGGATGACCTTAAAATATCCTGGACCCCGGAAAATATTTATGTGCCTTCCCGGTCCAGCAATATCAAACAGGTTAAGGATGGAATCAGCCAGGTAATGCAACTTTTGGGTTCCCTGGACTTCCAAGAGATGAAAAAGGATCTTTCAGCCCTTCTCAAGGGCCTGAATATAACAAAGGTATCAGCCCAGGCGGAAAGTCTGATCAAGGAGCTTCGCCAGACCAACAGGGACCTGGCCAAAATCCTGACATCCGATCAGGTTAAACGGATTCTGGCGGATACAGGCTCATCTGTGGCAGACTTAAAACAGATTGTTCATGCGGCAAAAATTCCCATTAAACAAGCCCTGGCGGATATCAATACGGCATCAGGCAGTTTCAAACGCATGGCCACCCACCTGGAACAAGGTTACAAAGGAAAATTAAGCGACATGTCCGGTAAAATGGATACGGTTCTGGCCAGCCTTGAAAAAACATCCCGGTTATTAGAAAACATGATCTGGACAAATGCTGACGTCATTGAAAAAACAATCGGCAACCTGGAGGATACCACTGAAAACCTCAACCAGTTTACCCGGGAGCTGCGTAATTACCCGGGCAGCATTCTTATGGAAGCCCCACCTAAGGCCCATGGTCAGAATTAA
- a CDS encoding DUF364 domain-containing protein, whose product MNIDDIYIQMKDALKAEIVRHDLADKRIDIKCKPLSVEEAIGTPDHDDYPIVKGKEVMMAATFNGAVGQAFTDEYTDISLSVDGLLETDHTKTNERAIFIAGLNAVYRSLALCEKTVHCKDKEPVACADNLIQQPQFSGKKILLVGLQPRFLEYLAGQNTMRVLDLDPDNVGTEKFGVRIESGEELEDGLDWCDMIFATGSTIVNGTITNFLNCGKPAVFFGVTISAPAKILGLSSYCHCGH is encoded by the coding sequence ATGAATATCGACGACATTTACATTCAAATGAAAGACGCCTTAAAAGCAGAAATTGTCCGCCACGATCTGGCAGACAAAAGAATTGACATCAAATGCAAGCCCTTGTCCGTAGAAGAAGCCATCGGCACCCCGGATCATGATGATTACCCCATTGTCAAAGGCAAAGAGGTGATGATGGCAGCAACATTTAACGGGGCTGTGGGCCAGGCATTTACGGACGAGTACACGGATATCTCTTTATCCGTAGACGGACTGCTTGAAACGGATCACACAAAAACCAATGAACGGGCAATTTTTATTGCAGGGCTCAACGCGGTATACAGATCCTTGGCGCTTTGTGAAAAAACAGTGCATTGTAAGGATAAGGAACCGGTGGCGTGTGCCGATAACCTGATTCAGCAGCCGCAATTTTCAGGAAAAAAAATTCTTCTGGTCGGGCTTCAGCCAAGATTTTTGGAATATCTTGCCGGACAGAACACGATGCGGGTTCTGGACCTTGACCCGGACAACGTGGGCACCGAAAAATTTGGTGTGCGCATAGAATCAGGGGAAGAGTTAGAGGACGGGCTTGACTGGTGTGACATGATATTTGCCACCGGGTCCACCATTGTGAACGGCACCATTACCAATTTTTTGAACTGCGGAAAACCTGCCGTGTTTTTCGGGGTGACCATCAGTGCTCCGGCCAAGATTTTGGGGTTATCAAGCTATTGCCATTGCGGGCATTGA
- the hisA gene encoding phosphoribosylformimino-5-aminoimidazole carboxamide ribotide isomerase: MKFRPCIDLRNGKVVQIVGGTLSDKTQDSLVTNFESTRTPEQFARMYQADQLFGGHVIALGPGNTQSALEALHAFPGGLQMGGGINPENAHTFLDAGASHVIVTSYVFSKGRMDMDKLNALVNAVGKNRLVLDLSCRKRDGQFWIVTDRWQKFTEKAVTPATLEDLSAFCDEFLIHGVDVEGKMQGIQEELVTLLGEHSPIPATYAGGASRFSDLDRVKSLGKGRVDLTIGSALDIFGGTIPYEQVVAWHKAQI; this comes from the coding sequence ATGAAATTTCGACCCTGCATTGATCTTCGAAACGGCAAAGTGGTCCAGATCGTGGGCGGCACCCTGTCCGACAAAACCCAGGACAGCCTTGTCACTAATTTTGAAAGCACCCGGACCCCGGAACAATTTGCACGGATGTACCAGGCAGACCAGCTTTTCGGCGGCCATGTCATTGCCCTTGGCCCTGGAAATACCCAGTCAGCCCTTGAAGCGCTGCACGCCTTCCCCGGTGGTCTTCAGATGGGCGGCGGTATTAATCCTGAAAACGCACACACCTTTCTGGATGCCGGTGCATCCCATGTCATTGTGACCTCCTATGTATTCTCCAAAGGCCGCATGGACATGGACAAGCTCAATGCTCTGGTGAATGCCGTGGGCAAAAACCGCCTGGTGCTGGATCTAAGTTGCCGTAAAAGGGACGGACAATTCTGGATTGTGACGGACCGCTGGCAAAAGTTCACCGAAAAGGCCGTAACCCCGGCCACTCTGGAAGACTTATCCGCATTCTGTGACGAGTTTTTAATCCACGGCGTGGATGTGGAAGGCAAAATGCAGGGTATCCAGGAAGAACTGGTGACGTTGCTGGGAGAACACAGCCCCATCCCTGCCACCTATGCCGGAGGCGCAAGCCGGTTTTCAGACCTGGACCGGGTAAAATCCCTTGGCAAGGGCCGTGTGGACCTCACCATCGGTTCAGCCCTGGACATCTTTGGCGGCACCATCCCTTACGAACAGGTGGTGGCGTGGCATAAGGCTCAAATCTGA
- the trxC gene encoding thioredoxin TrxC, giving the protein MGENQLIIRCTKCGAKNRVPENRMSESPKCGKCGTILPLEIFDAPVNVTDANFDREVMQSSLPVLVDCWAPWCGPCRAVGPILDGLAKTYRGRLKIAKINVDENPMTSSKYRIQSIPTMLFVKNGSLVDQVAGALPKEALEARIKSFI; this is encoded by the coding sequence ATGGGTGAGAACCAATTGATTATTCGGTGTACGAAATGCGGGGCAAAAAACCGGGTGCCTGAAAACAGGATGTCGGAAAGTCCCAAGTGCGGCAAGTGCGGAACAATTTTGCCTCTTGAAATTTTTGATGCCCCTGTGAACGTTACGGATGCCAATTTTGACCGGGAGGTCATGCAATCATCCCTTCCGGTGCTGGTGGACTGCTGGGCTCCCTGGTGTGGTCCATGCCGGGCTGTGGGCCCCATCCTGGACGGCCTGGCAAAAACTTACCGGGGGCGGCTTAAAATTGCCAAGATCAATGTGGATGAAAATCCCATGACCAGCTCAAAATACCGCATTCAAAGCATTCCCACCATGCTTTTCGTGAAAAACGGCAGTCTGGTTGACCAGGTCGCAGGGGCCTTGCCTAAAGAGGCGTTAGAGGCCCGGATAAAATCATTTATCTGA
- a CDS encoding HigA family addiction module antitoxin, translating to MTLKSQIIINHGVPMKKIPAVHPGEILLEEFIKPYGLTQYKLAKNIGVSQMRISEIVNGKRSITTDTSLRLSKYFGLSPSYWIMLQIEYDIDMAMDNHELATTIDKIVPVNA from the coding sequence ATGACGTTGAAATCACAGATTATCATTAACCATGGGGTTCCTATGAAAAAAATACCTGCCGTCCACCCAGGGGAGATACTGCTTGAAGAGTTCATTAAACCTTACGGGTTGACTCAATATAAATTGGCAAAAAATATCGGTGTTTCACAAATGAGGATATCTGAAATTGTCAATGGGAAAAGAAGTATCACCACAGACACATCCTTACGGCTTTCAAAATACTTTGGCTTGTCCCCTTCATACTGGATAATGCTTCAAATTGAATATGATATCGACATGGCCATGGACAATCATGAACTGGCAACAACCATAGATAAAATTGTCCCGGTAAATGCCTAA
- a CDS encoding type II toxin-antitoxin system RelE/ParE family toxin → MRPSQPDCRIRINKQWRICFTWKQENAYDVEITDYH, encoded by the coding sequence CTGAGACCTAGTCAACCAGACTGCCGTATTAGGATAAATAAACAATGGCGCATTTGCTTCACCTGGAAACAAGAGAATGCGTATGACGTTGAAATCACAGATTATCATTAA